From Aedes albopictus strain Foshan chromosome 1, AalbF5, whole genome shotgun sequence, one genomic window encodes:
- the LOC109415405 gene encoding double-strand-break repair protein rad21 homolog isoform X2, with protein MFYAHIVLAKKGPLARIWLAAHWDKKITKAHVFETNIEQSVDGIMQPKVKLALRTSGHLLLGVVRIYARKAKYLLADCNEAFVKIKMAFRPGMVDLPEEHREAAVNAITLPEVFHDFDTPLPELNDVDIEAHFSINQSRADEITMREDYGTLPMNIHDDGFGDMGFDDTPDIVRDRIEEPMEDDLFTDPVAPPPDLEQEKEPLPGTSRSVLDSFDPHHPHDVDNDGFGDEGGFGAEPAAGLFEGDIFADAPLAPEPELPAAPAQVQNGAAEEETDDDDDDHFDVGGAPSPAPSSDNSRPPSPIMTQQLLEDLQQPGTSQDGMPKAATVSQEMPDEVPASAVVPEPPQEEPHVRPEAEDEPMGGEGGADEANVEQTTLLHNEEESFALAPVDASALKGVTKSKRKRKLIVDEVKNISGEEMKSQLANTTDIVTTLDLAPPTKRLMYWKETGGVEKLFALPARDIPARCMFKNYQRHLTSRSIGVEEFDVLGPLEVLGVEPQQPERPESPVTQRRGRKRRGNQELLPPETPMTPATPATPAHLDQTSVDQVRDAVEMPPPTPVSMDLRDQEMCQSFHPDMPPPATPGLSNIGSPQTSLNLGMQTPQMMPPTPGMPSIPMTPGNLVHGGLTPAGLAHGGLTPVGLAHGGLTPAGLAHGGLTPAGLVHGGLTPGDLNHGGMTPAGLQHGSSGQVMPELPGAMTPHGLDHGGMTPHHASLENIDQIPNLPADQVSSILNEPGMENFSNLGYDGHTASPAREPLHEEVPNEWNQEYEFPHSVGGQQVSEEQQVDETIEQFEERVLNKRAAQLFISVRSRLLKTDSMVLSEMTHRNDKKQAAQKFYSLLVLKKFKALEITQPKPYDDITITRGPLFENPIL; from the exons ATGTTCTACGCTCACATTGTGCTGGCCAAAAAGGGCCCGTTGGCCCGAATTTGGTTGGCAGCCCATTGGGATAAAAAGATTACCAAGGCGCACGTCTTCGAAACAAACATCGAGCAGTCCGTCGATGGCATCATGCAGCCCAAGGTCAAGCTGGCCCTGCGTACTTCCGGGCATCTGCTGCTCGGAGTCGTGCGGATCTATGCCCGTAAGGCTAAGTATCTGCTGGCCGATTGTAACGAAGCGTTCGTCAAGATTAAG ATGGCTTTTCGTCCGGGAATGGTCGATCTTCCGGAGGAGCATCGGGAAGCTGCGGTCAACGCAATTACGCTTCCGGAGGTGTTTCACGATTTCGACACACCGCTACCCGAGTTGAACGACGTGGACATTGAGGCCCACTTCTCGATCAACCAGTCGCGAGCCGATGAGATTACCATGCGTGAAGATTATGGTACCCTCCCGATGAACATTCACGACGATGGCTTCGGTGACATGGGATTCGACGATACGCCGGACATAGTCCGTGATCGAATCGAAGAACCAATGGAG GATGATCTATTCACGGATCCCGTAGCGCCGCCACCGGATCTCGAGCAAGAAAAAGAACCCCTCCCTGGTACGTCTCGTTCGGTGTTGGATTCCTTCGATCCGCACCATCCTCACGATGTGGACAACGACGGCTTCGGCGACGAAGGCGGCTTCGGAGCGGAACCAGCTGCTGGATTGTTTGAGGGGGACATCTTTGCTGACGCTCCGTTGGCTCCGGAACCGGAGCTTCCGGCTGCTCCAGCGCAGGTACAGAATGGCGCCGCCGAGGAGGAAacagatgacgatgatgatgatcattTTGACGTTGGAGGCGCTCCGTCGCCGGCGCCCAGTTCAGACAACTCACGGCCACCTTCGCCTATCATGACGCAACAGCTGTTGGAGGATTTGCAGCAACCGGGAACTAGTCAGGATGGTATGCCGAAGGCGGCAACTGTAAGTCAAGAGATGCCAGACGAAGTACCTGCAAGTGCTGTTGTGCCGGAACCACCTCAGGAAGAACCTCATGTGCGGCCTGAAGCGGAAGATGAGCCAATGGGTGGTGAAGGTGGTGCAGATGAAGCTAATGTGGAGCAGACAACTCTGTTGCACAACGAAGAGGAGAGTTTTGCATTGGCTCCCGTGGATGCATCTGCGCTAAAGGGCGTTACCAAGAGTAAACGTAAGCGAAAACTTATTGTCGATGAGGTGAAGAATATTAGCGGCGAAGAGATGAAGAGTCAGTTAGCGAACACGACTGATATCGTAACCACATTAGACTTGGCGCCTCCGACCAAGCGGTTGATGTACTGGAAGGAGACAGGCGGAGTAGAGAAACTATTTGCTTTGCCAGCTCGAGATATTCCCGCGCGGTGTATGTTCAAGAACTATCAGCGGCATCTGACGTCACGATCGATTGGTGTGGAAGAATTCGATGTGTTGGGACCTTTGGAAGTTTTAGGTGTTGAGCCGCAACAACCTGAACGACCTGAATCTCCGGTGACCCAGCGCCGTGGAAGGAAACGAAGAGGAAACCAAGAGCTATTGCCTCCAGAGACACCGATGACTCCCGCCACACCCGCAACTCCCGCACATTTGGATCAGACATCGGTGGATCAAGTGCGAGATGCCGTCGAAATGCCACCTCCAACACCAGTGTCCATGGATCTCCGGGATCAGGAAATGTGTCAGAGCTTCCACCCTGACATGCCACCTCCTGCCACTCCTGGTCTTAGTAACATCGGTAGCCCGCAGACGTCCCTCAATTTGGGTATGCAAACCCCACAGATGATGCCTCCAACGCCCGGAATGCCGAGCATACCGATGACGCCTGGAAATTTGGTACACGGTGGCCTCACGCCTGCTGGTTTGGCACACGGTGGACTCACACCTGTTGGACTAGCTCACGGTGGCCTCACCCCTGCTGGACTAGCTCATGGCGGATTGACACCTGCCGGACTTGTACATGGTGGTCTTACTCCTGGAGATCTGAATCATGGCGGTATGACTCCAGCCGGTTTGCAGCACGGCAGTTCTGGCCAGGTTATGCCTGAACTACCAGGTGCTATGACCCCGCACGGTTTGGATCATGGAGGCATGACACCCCATCATGCCAGTCTTGAGAATATCGATCAGATTCCCAACCTACCGGCTGACCAGGTTTCCTCTATACTGAATGAACCGGGTATGGAGAACTTCTCCAACTTAGGCTATGATGGACACACAGCTTCTCCGGCTCGTGAACCTCTCCACGAAGAAGTACCGAACGAGTGGAATCAAGAATACGAGTTCCCACATTCAGTTGGCGGG CAACAAGTCAGTGAAGAACAACAGGTAGACGAAACCATCGAACAGTTCGAGGAGAGAGTGCTCAACAAACGTGCCGCTCAGCTGTTCATTTCGGTGCGATCGCGCCTTCTGAAGACCGACAGCATGGTATTGTCGGAAATGACACATCGAAATGATAAAAAACAG GCCGCCCAAAAGTTCTACTCCCTGTTGGTGTTGAAAAAGTTCAAAGCCCTCGAGATCACTCAGCCGAAACCGTACGACGACATCACAATCACGCGGGGGCCTCTGTTCGAGAATCCGATACTGTAA
- the LOC109415405 gene encoding double-strand-break repair protein rad21 homolog isoform X1, whose protein sequence is MFYAHIVLAKKGPLARIWLAAHWDKKITKAHVFETNIEQSVDGIMQPKVKLALRTSGHLLLGVVRIYARKAKYLLADCNEAFVKIKMAFRPGMVDLPEEHREAAVNAITLPEVFHDFDTPLPELNDVDIEAHFSINQSRADEITMREDYGTLPMNIHDDGFGDMGFDDTPDIVRDRIEEPMEGLEAEYVGSLEVQADTTAVAANGSAEEDAPGSGTTDGKDKPPIDKKGLRARAKSLYEELSEQPPQDTRWNEYLDDLFTDPVAPPPDLEQEKEPLPGTSRSVLDSFDPHHPHDVDNDGFGDEGGFGAEPAAGLFEGDIFADAPLAPEPELPAAPAQVQNGAAEEETDDDDDDHFDVGGAPSPAPSSDNSRPPSPIMTQQLLEDLQQPGTSQDGMPKAATVSQEMPDEVPASAVVPEPPQEEPHVRPEAEDEPMGGEGGADEANVEQTTLLHNEEESFALAPVDASALKGVTKSKRKRKLIVDEVKNISGEEMKSQLANTTDIVTTLDLAPPTKRLMYWKETGGVEKLFALPARDIPARCMFKNYQRHLTSRSIGVEEFDVLGPLEVLGVEPQQPERPESPVTQRRGRKRRGNQELLPPETPMTPATPATPAHLDQTSVDQVRDAVEMPPPTPVSMDLRDQEMCQSFHPDMPPPATPGLSNIGSPQTSLNLGMQTPQMMPPTPGMPSIPMTPGNLVHGGLTPAGLAHGGLTPVGLAHGGLTPAGLAHGGLTPAGLVHGGLTPGDLNHGGMTPAGLQHGSSGQVMPELPGAMTPHGLDHGGMTPHHASLENIDQIPNLPADQVSSILNEPGMENFSNLGYDGHTASPAREPLHEEVPNEWNQEYEFPHSVGGQQVSEEQQVDETIEQFEERVLNKRAAQLFISVRSRLLKTDSMVLSEMTHRNDKKQAAQKFYSLLVLKKFKALEITQPKPYDDITITRGPLFENPIL, encoded by the exons ATGTTCTACGCTCACATTGTGCTGGCCAAAAAGGGCCCGTTGGCCCGAATTTGGTTGGCAGCCCATTGGGATAAAAAGATTACCAAGGCGCACGTCTTCGAAACAAACATCGAGCAGTCCGTCGATGGCATCATGCAGCCCAAGGTCAAGCTGGCCCTGCGTACTTCCGGGCATCTGCTGCTCGGAGTCGTGCGGATCTATGCCCGTAAGGCTAAGTATCTGCTGGCCGATTGTAACGAAGCGTTCGTCAAGATTAAG ATGGCTTTTCGTCCGGGAATGGTCGATCTTCCGGAGGAGCATCGGGAAGCTGCGGTCAACGCAATTACGCTTCCGGAGGTGTTTCACGATTTCGACACACCGCTACCCGAGTTGAACGACGTGGACATTGAGGCCCACTTCTCGATCAACCAGTCGCGAGCCGATGAGATTACCATGCGTGAAGATTATGGTACCCTCCCGATGAACATTCACGACGATGGCTTCGGTGACATGGGATTCGACGATACGCCGGACATAGTCCGTGATCGAATCGAAGAACCAATGGAG GGCCTGGAGGCGGAGTATGTGGGGTCCTTGGAAGTCCAGGCGGATACGACAGCGGTGGCGGCAAATGGTAGCGCGGAGGAAGACGCACCCGGCAGCGGAACCACCGATGGCAAAGATAAACCGCCCATCGATAAAAAGGGCCTTCGGGCTCGCGCCAAAAGCTTGTACGAAGAGCTGAGCGAGCAGCCACCGCAGGATACCCGGTGGAACGAGTATCTT GATGATCTATTCACGGATCCCGTAGCGCCGCCACCGGATCTCGAGCAAGAAAAAGAACCCCTCCCTGGTACGTCTCGTTCGGTGTTGGATTCCTTCGATCCGCACCATCCTCACGATGTGGACAACGACGGCTTCGGCGACGAAGGCGGCTTCGGAGCGGAACCAGCTGCTGGATTGTTTGAGGGGGACATCTTTGCTGACGCTCCGTTGGCTCCGGAACCGGAGCTTCCGGCTGCTCCAGCGCAGGTACAGAATGGCGCCGCCGAGGAGGAAacagatgacgatgatgatgatcattTTGACGTTGGAGGCGCTCCGTCGCCGGCGCCCAGTTCAGACAACTCACGGCCACCTTCGCCTATCATGACGCAACAGCTGTTGGAGGATTTGCAGCAACCGGGAACTAGTCAGGATGGTATGCCGAAGGCGGCAACTGTAAGTCAAGAGATGCCAGACGAAGTACCTGCAAGTGCTGTTGTGCCGGAACCACCTCAGGAAGAACCTCATGTGCGGCCTGAAGCGGAAGATGAGCCAATGGGTGGTGAAGGTGGTGCAGATGAAGCTAATGTGGAGCAGACAACTCTGTTGCACAACGAAGAGGAGAGTTTTGCATTGGCTCCCGTGGATGCATCTGCGCTAAAGGGCGTTACCAAGAGTAAACGTAAGCGAAAACTTATTGTCGATGAGGTGAAGAATATTAGCGGCGAAGAGATGAAGAGTCAGTTAGCGAACACGACTGATATCGTAACCACATTAGACTTGGCGCCTCCGACCAAGCGGTTGATGTACTGGAAGGAGACAGGCGGAGTAGAGAAACTATTTGCTTTGCCAGCTCGAGATATTCCCGCGCGGTGTATGTTCAAGAACTATCAGCGGCATCTGACGTCACGATCGATTGGTGTGGAAGAATTCGATGTGTTGGGACCTTTGGAAGTTTTAGGTGTTGAGCCGCAACAACCTGAACGACCTGAATCTCCGGTGACCCAGCGCCGTGGAAGGAAACGAAGAGGAAACCAAGAGCTATTGCCTCCAGAGACACCGATGACTCCCGCCACACCCGCAACTCCCGCACATTTGGATCAGACATCGGTGGATCAAGTGCGAGATGCCGTCGAAATGCCACCTCCAACACCAGTGTCCATGGATCTCCGGGATCAGGAAATGTGTCAGAGCTTCCACCCTGACATGCCACCTCCTGCCACTCCTGGTCTTAGTAACATCGGTAGCCCGCAGACGTCCCTCAATTTGGGTATGCAAACCCCACAGATGATGCCTCCAACGCCCGGAATGCCGAGCATACCGATGACGCCTGGAAATTTGGTACACGGTGGCCTCACGCCTGCTGGTTTGGCACACGGTGGACTCACACCTGTTGGACTAGCTCACGGTGGCCTCACCCCTGCTGGACTAGCTCATGGCGGATTGACACCTGCCGGACTTGTACATGGTGGTCTTACTCCTGGAGATCTGAATCATGGCGGTATGACTCCAGCCGGTTTGCAGCACGGCAGTTCTGGCCAGGTTATGCCTGAACTACCAGGTGCTATGACCCCGCACGGTTTGGATCATGGAGGCATGACACCCCATCATGCCAGTCTTGAGAATATCGATCAGATTCCCAACCTACCGGCTGACCAGGTTTCCTCTATACTGAATGAACCGGGTATGGAGAACTTCTCCAACTTAGGCTATGATGGACACACAGCTTCTCCGGCTCGTGAACCTCTCCACGAAGAAGTACCGAACGAGTGGAATCAAGAATACGAGTTCCCACATTCAGTTGGCGGG CAACAAGTCAGTGAAGAACAACAGGTAGACGAAACCATCGAACAGTTCGAGGAGAGAGTGCTCAACAAACGTGCCGCTCAGCTGTTCATTTCGGTGCGATCGCGCCTTCTGAAGACCGACAGCATGGTATTGTCGGAAATGACACATCGAAATGATAAAAAACAG GCCGCCCAAAAGTTCTACTCCCTGTTGGTGTTGAAAAAGTTCAAAGCCCTCGAGATCACTCAGCCGAAACCGTACGACGACATCACAATCACGCGGGGGCCTCTGTTCGAGAATCCGATACTGTAA